The Anastrepha ludens isolate Willacy chromosome X, idAnaLude1.1, whole genome shotgun sequence genome includes a window with the following:
- the LOC128870114 gene encoding uncharacterized protein LOC128870114, giving the protein MATGEAMEAFRRSSVIARTPPQAAATRDNTTESSLPTTATQRRTDVSTLEMKGREGTPGTPTTHIIKKVTDAPKPQQNPTSCSTDAKQSRQCELIDILGKEIDALIQYVESRRNVHGDIRRVCSIIKRAHTDVLIETDSMGRCIRKLSTSKQVQIVSTAGKNTPQTAERTRAKESPRAATQIATKSPVAKKRKSDSDSSRPQTVNQPMQREEWKKVEKKKKSLKNRKGTIRPMSDAIIIEKKAGGTSYADMLRAVKHSEELKDLSEKVKTMRPTKKGGLLIEFKRSKDVEASSYQMAIEKALDGVASVNLKTHTVTIQCKGLITDLNTEEELLEAITQQAQVKNLKMSAIRRTRTIPGGTQSMYLSLRADDAKKVLELGHLKVGWVRCRVTEVTSPRRCYRCWAYDHVATACKEPDRTKLCRRCGKEGHQAASCKNDEKCALCTGAHAAGSAKCPRYQEAVRLRKT; this is encoded by the coding sequence ATGGCAACAGGAGAAGCTATGGAGGCTTTCAGGAGGAGTTCCGTTATTGCAAGGACCCCTCcacaagcagcagcaacaagagACAACACAACGGAGAGCAGCCTGCCAACAACGGCTACCCAGCGGCGGACAGATGTATCAACACTGGAGATGAAAGGTCGAGAAGGCACGCCCGGGACGCCGACAACCCATATCATCAAAAAAGTCACTGACGCTCCCAAGCCGCAGCAAAACCCTACTTCCTGCAGCACTGATGCAAAACAAAGCAGGCAATGTGAATTGATCGACATCCTTGGAAAAGAAATTGATGCACTTATTCAATACGTGGAATCACGCCGTAATGTCCACGGTGACATAAGAAGAGTGTGCAGTATTATCAAAAGAGCTCACACAGACGTTCTCATTGAAACGGATTCAATGGGACGTTGCATAAGAAAATTGTCTACCTCTAAACAGGTGCAAATTGTTTCGACAGCAGGGAAAAACACTCCTCAGACGGCTGAGAGAACTAGAGCCAAAGAAAGCCCAAGAGCTGCAACCCAGATTGCAACAAAGTCTCCAGTTGCTAAAAAGAGGAAAAGCGACTCTGATTCTTCCCGGCCACAAACTGTAAATCAACCCATGCAGAGGGAAGAGTGGAAAAAGGtagagaagaaaaagaaatcgcTGAAAAACAGAAAAGGCACCATCAGGCCAATGTCGGACGCCATTATTATCGAGAAAAAGGCGGGCGGTACATCATATGCGGATATGCTGCGAGCAGTAAAGCACAGCGAAGAACTGAAGGACCTTAGCGAAAAAGTTAAGACGATGCGACCTACAAAAAAAGGTGGCCTTCTTATAGAATTTAAAAGGAGCAAGGATGTTGAGGCCAGTAGTTACCAAATGGCTATTGAAAAAGCGCTGGACGGTGTAGCGTCGGTGAACCTGAAGACGCATACAGTCACAATCCAATGTAAAGGTCTTATCACTGACCTGAACACGGAGGAGGAGCTACTTGAAGCGATTACTCAGCAGGCGCAGGTGAAAAATCTAAAGATGTCGGCGATACGAAGAACACGCACCATTCCAGGAGGTACACAGTCAATGTATTTATCGTTGCGTGCAGATGATGCCAAAAAGGTGCTGGAGCTAGGACATCTCAAAGTAGGATGGGTAAGATGTCGAGTAACAGAAGTTACATCACCGAGACGGTGCTACAGATGCTGGGCATACGATCACGTAGCAACCGCGTGTAAAGAACCCGATCGCACCAAATTGTGCAGACGATGTGGAAAAGAAGGCCACCAAGCAGCAAGCTGCAAAAACGATGAAAAATGTGCGCTGTGTACCGGAGCACATGCAGCTGGCAGCGCAAAGTGCCCGCGCTACCAAGAGGCGGTGCGTCTTAGAAAAACATGA